The DNA region ACACCAAGAAATGAAAGAAAAATGAGGCGAGATGCTTGAGACAACCGATTGGCATTATTGATTCAGGAGTTGGAGGCTTGACGGTAGCGAAAGAAGTGATGAGGCAGCTGCCGAATGAAACCATATATTATTTCGGGGATACGGCAAGATGCCCATATGGACCGAGGCCAGTTGAAGAAGTGAAAGAGTATACATGGCAAATGACCCGTTTTTTACTGAAGCATGAAATTAAAATGCTGATCATTGCTTGCAACACCGCAACCGCCGTTGTCCTTGACGAGATAAGGTCGGAGCTCCAAATTCCCGTGATCGGGGTCATTTATCCAGGGGCTCGGGCAGCGCTGAAATTGACGAAGAATCACCACGTTGGGGTATTAGGAACGATCGGCACAATTAAAAGCAAAGCATATGAAAAGGCATTGACCTCCATAAATCAACGTGTATCTGTACAAGGATTGGCTTGTCCAAAGTTTGTCCCTCTTGTTGAAAGTGGAGAATATATGAGTTCGTTTGCAAAGAAGATTGTAGCCGAAACGCTGCAGCCAATAAGGAATTGGGGGATAGATACCTTAATATTGGGATGTACGCATTATCCATTGCTTCAGCCTGTGATTGAAAACATCATGGGCAAGACCGTCCAGGTAATCAGCTCAGGTGAGGAGACCGCACGGGAAGTGAGTACAATCCTTTATTATTATGGGATGATGTCTGATTTGAAAGAAGAGCCGATGCATAGATTTTTCACAAGCGGTTCACGGCAAATCTTCTCGAGGATCGCTATGGATTGGCTGAATAAAGAAATGATCGAAGTAGAAACCATTCGTTTTAAGAGTGAATGAACGCTCTTAGGACGAAATGGTTTTTTTTCAGCCTTATGCCAGGAAGGCTTGCAACTATTGAGAATACGAAAAGAGTTTTTTTTGTCCAAGCGGTCTATTTTTTTATCAAGGCTCGTATATATGTAGTACAAACTGTCCTGAGGAGGGGTACTGCATGTCTAAACGTGCGAAAGCAACCATTGCGATTACAGTCCTGGCTTCATCCATGTATTTATCCGGATGTGGATTATTCGGAGGGAACAATAAAGAAAAACTCGATCCGCCGCAAGATGTTTCGTATTTGAAGGAAGGTAAATCTGTTGACGCTTCCGCAGATAAAAATTCCAACAAAGCAACCGAAAAGGCGATACAAACCGAGCTATATTTAATCAATAAAGATGGCTATGTCGTTGCCCAAACCTTTGCACTGCCGAATACCCAATCAATTGCGAAGGAAGCACTGGAATATTTGGTCGATGGGGGGCCGGTGACGGAAATGCTGCCAAATGGATTTAGAGCGGTATTGCCGGCTGATACCGAAGTCCTGGGTGTTGATATTAAGGATGACGGCAAAGCAGTAGTTGATTTTTCGAAGGAGTTCACTAAATATCAGGCAGCAGATGAACAAAAAATCCTTCAAGCGATCACCTGGACAATGACCCAGTTTGATACAGTGAAAAAAGTGGAACTGCGGGTCAATGGAACGCCATTAAAGGAAATGCCTGTTAAGGGAACTCCGATCAGTGCGGATGGACTCAGCCGGGCGGATGGCATCAACATGGATACTTCCGGTGTGGCTGATATCACTAACACACATCCGATAACGGTTTATTACTTATCACAAAATGGAAAGGGCTATAATTATGTTCCGGTCACGAAAAGGGTGGATAACAGTGAACGGGATGATGTGGCAGCTGTCGTAAAAGAACTGGTTGATGGACCGGGCTATAACAGCAACCTCGTCACTGATTTTCTTCCGGATGTCAAATTGGTCGATGCACCTGAATTTGATGCTGGCAAAGTCACTCTGAACTTTAATGAATCTGTACTAGGGAGCTTTAAAGAAAAGAAGATTTCCCAATACTTAATGAATTCGCTTGTCCTGTCCTTGACGGAACAGCCTGAGATCAAGAGTGTTGCAATTGAAGTGAATGGAAGCACCAAACTTGTTGATGATCAAGGGGAATCATTGACAGAACCTGTCACAAGACCTGAAAAAGTGAACACAGGTAGTTTTTAAAAAAAATTTTTTGTTATACTATATACTGAACTATGAAAGAGGATGGCAGACTGCCACCTCTTCTTTATTGTGAAGAACATAAACTGAAATACATTCAAGGAGGAGTTATAGATGAGGCCAGACGGCAGGGAAAATCCGCTGCAGCTAAGACCCATACATATTGATACGAATTATTTGAAACACCCGGAGGGGTCAGTTTTGATTTCAGTGGGAGAAACAAAGGTCATTTGTACTGCCAGCGTCGAGGATCGAGTTCCTCCATTCATGCGAGGAGAAGGAAAAGGGTGGATCACAGCGGAATATTCCATGCTTCCCCGTGCCACAGAAACAAGGAACATTCGTGAATCCTCAAAAGGGAAGGTTTCCGGAAGAACAATGGAAATTCAGCGCCTGATCGGACGCGCGCTTCGTGCGATTGTGGATTTGAATAAAATTGGTGAAAGAACAGTGTGGATCGATTGTGATGTCATCCAGGCAGATGGCGGTACACGGACAGCTTCTATCACAGGAGCATTCGTAGCCATGGCGATTGCAATGAATAAACTTCAAGAAGCGAAAAAGCTGCCTTCATTTCCGATAAATGATTTCTTGGCAGCTACGAGCGTTGGTGTAATGGAGGAAAATGGCGTCGTATTGGATTTGAACTATGCAGAAGATAGCAGCGCCCTGGTGGATATGAACGTCGTTATGACTGGAAGCGGGGAGTTTGTAGAACTGCAGGGAACCGGTGAAGAATCCACTTTCTCCCATAGCCAGCTTCAATCAATGATCGATGCCGCCCAAAAAGGAATTAATGAATTGATTGAAATGCAGAAGCAGGTACTAGGGGATATCGCTCTTAAAATTGAGTCAAGAAAAGGTGAATGATATGGGAAAGCAAGTGATTATCGCTACAAAAAATAAAGGGAAAGCGAAAGAATTTGTGAGCATGTTCTCCCCTTATGGAATTGAAGTGAAAACATTATTGGATATCCCGAATGCTCCGGATGTGGAAGAAACAGGGACAACCTTCAAAGAGAATGCAATTCTTAAAGCTGAAACGATCTCAGGGGAAATGAATACAATTGTAATTGCGGATGACTCAGGCCTTGCCATTGACGCGTTGGAAGGAAGGCCAGGGGTTTATTCGGCCAGGTATGCAGGCGAAGAAAAGAATGATGAAGCCAATATGGATAAAGTCCTTATGGAGTTGAAGGATATACCCGGCGAGGATAGAACGGCTCGATTCCATTGTGCACTTGCTGTTGCAGTACCAGGAGAAGAAACGATTACAGTCGAAGGTACATGCGACGGGCATATTCTTTTTGAGCGCCAAGGGACAAATGGATTTGGCTATGATCCAATCTTTTTTGTAAAGGAACAAGGCAAATCGATGGCAGAGCTTTCTTCGTCAGAAAAAAATAAAATCAGCCATCGAGCAAAAGCTTTGCAGCAATTGAAGGATAGGATCGATACCATCATAGTTAAAGGGGAATAAAAATGAAATTATTAGTGGTAAGTGACAGCCACGGCTCTTCTGGTATTCTGGAGGATTTAAAAAGACGGTACGCTCAAAAGGTGGATGGCATGTTTCACTGCGGTGATTCAGAGCTTTCCCCTGATGATCCCGCAATTACAGGATTCAAGGTCGTGAAAGGGAACTGTGATTATGGGCCAGGCTTTCCGGAGGAATCGCTGGAAGTCATCGACAATGAAAAAATCTTTGTCACCCACGGCCACCTTTTCGGAATCAAAATGTCTTTAAATAAATTGTTCTACCATGCGAAAGAACAGGAAGCGGATTTTGTGTTTTTCGGTCATTCACATTTAGTAGGCGCTGAGATGATAGAGAACATCCTTTTTTTAAATCCTGGAAGCACCCTTCTTCCAAGAGGAAGAAATGAAGCGACGTATGCTATTGTAGAAAAAGAAAACAACCGCATAACCGTGAAAATTTTTGAAGACACCCATGAGGAAATGGTCGATTTGAGAATGGAATTTACGATATAATATAGATATTGTTCAGGTTTTAAGGAGGAATGAAAATTTCTCCTTAAAAACCTATTGACATTTAGACGTTTGATGAATATAATAAAAAATGTCTTAAAAAACAGCAACTAAGTCCCAGTAGCTCAGCTGGATAGAGCAACGCCCTTCTAAGGCGTCGGTCGGGAGTTCGAATCTCTCCTGGGACGTAATAATTTTTACAAACCAAGTTCACTGGCAAGTGGACTTTTTTTGTATTTCCAAAAGAGTCTTTTCTCACTAATTGCGCCATTTTAAAGGTGAAAAATTGCAATGACAATCCTATTTAGTAGCTGAGGCAACAATCTTTGAGTAAAGAGCCATTATTAAAAATACGAAATTTGCAAAATGAAATAGATAAGTGAATAATGAACATATTCATCTGGTAATGTAGATTCCATGAAGAATTTACTGAAAAAAGGACGGACTTTGCATGTCAAAAGAAAAAAAGAACCAAGAAAATATTATTCTATTCCCGAATCTAAAAGAGCGGTATCTGGATATAGGGCTCGAGCATCTCAATCAGCACCGTTTCCATGAGGCGGTTGAATTTCTTCAGAAGGCCCTGCAACTGAGTGAGGGAAGGGGCGATGGCGATATTGAAATGGCACTTGCCATCGCCTTGTATGAGTCGCGCAGCTATAAGGAAGCCAAAAATATTTGCCAGGAGTTATTACATAAAGGAATCGGCGATTATTTTGAAGTGGTGGACCTGTATCTTATGATCCTTCTTCAATTGAATGAGCATCAGGAAATTGAATCGACCATCAGGGCGCTCCTGGAGGAAAGGGAAGTGCCTTCAGAGAAACTGGAGCATTTTGAAAAGCTCCTCCAATTCAGTGAGAGGGCATTATACGCTTCCAGCCCGCAGGTGGAAGAAAATGACGATGACAATGAGGAATTAAACCTCAGCAATCAGGTTTTATTGGAGGGCCGTAATGTACAGGAACAGGCGCTTCTCCTTGCGCAGCTGGCCCAAAAGAATATTCATCCCTACTTGAAGGAGCTGAAATCCTTCTTAAAAGATAATAAACAGCATCCTTTCCTGCAAACGATGGCTCTTAATGTTCTGAAGGAACATGCAATCGGGCACCCTGTAGAAATCTCAAAATTCGACTATACAGACGAAGTGATTCCTTCACAGCTGGATGAGGTGTTTGCAAACGATTTTTTTATCGAAATAAAGGAAGAATTGGAAAGGGAGATCGGACAGAGCAATCCGACTTTGTTTGACCAATGCATGGAATTGGTGAAAAGGCATGAATTTCTTTTATACCCGTTTGATCTGCCAGAAGCATCGCCAAAGCTTGCAGCCGCTGCATACCACTTATTGATGCTGGAATATTACGGTGAGGATCGACCTGCTGAAGTCATAGCAGAGCAATATGGGGCAGACGAAGAGGGCATACACAAACCATTGGCCGTTATAAGGAACCTAGAAGAAATTTCTTCTCCCATTATGTAGCGCCGATGTTGAAACAAAGAAATCGTATGTTATAATGTAATGGTTGTAATATGTATTTATGAACATATTCCTTTTTTTCATTTTTTTACTAAGGTTTGATAATGTTTGGCAGCATCAGACCAAAAAGAAATGATCTTACTTAAAAAAACTATGAAATATAGATTGTTGGAGGGAAAAGTATGTCTGTAAAATGGGAAAAATTAGAAGGCAACCAAGGTGTATTAACTGTTGAAGTTGATGCGGACACAGTTAAAGAAGGCTTGGATTCAGCGTTCAAAAAAGTCGTAAAACAAGTAAATGTACCTGGGTTCCGTAAAGGGAAAATGCCGCGCGGTATGTTCGAACAACGTTTCGGTGTAGAATCATTATACCAAGACGCATTGGACTTCATTTTACCTGAAGCATATGCGAAAGCAGTCGAGGAAACAGGAATCGAGCCTGTTGACCGTCCAGAAATCGACGTTGAACAAATGGAAAAAGGCAAAGAGCTTATCTTCAAGGCGACAGTTACAGTTAAGCCGGAAGTTAAATTAGGCGACTACAAAGGTCTTGAAGTAGAAAAAATGGATACAGAAGTAACTGATGAAGATGTTGACAATGAATTGAAAACTCTTCAAGAGCGCCAAGCTGAATTAGTTGTAAAAGAAGAAGCAAAAGCTGAGAATGGTGATACTGTTGTCATCGATTTTGAAGGATTTGTCGACGGTGAAGCATTTGAAGGCGGAAAAGCAGAAAACTATTCAATCGAATTAGGTTCAGGCACTTTCATTCCTGGCTTTGAAGATCAATTAGTTGGAGCTGCTGCTGGAGAAGAGAAAGAAGTCGAGGTTTCTTTCCCTGAAGAGTACCATGCGGCTGAATTAGCTGGCAAACCGGCTACATTCAAAGTGAAAGTTCATGAAATCAAAGGCAAAGAGCTTCCAGAGCTTGATGACGAGTTTGCTAAAGATGTCGATGAAGAAGTTGAGACTTTGGCTGAACTTAAAGAAAAAATCAAAAACCGTTTGGTTGAAAGCAAGAAAAGTGAATCAGAACAAGCTCTTCGCGATACACTAGTAGAGAAAGCAACTGAAAACAGCGAAGTGGAAATCCCGCAAGTCATGATTGACGCAGAAGTTGATAGAATGATGCAGGAATTCGGACAACGCCTTCAAATGCAAGGCATGAACCTTGAAATGTATTTCCAATTCTCAGGTCAGGATGAAGAAGCACTGCGCACGCAAATGAAAGAAGATGCTGAGAAGCGCGTTCGCACTAACTTGACTTTAGAAGCGATTGCCAAAGCTGAAAACTTCGAAGTGGCAGACGAGGAAGTAGAAGAGGAAATCAACAAAATGGCTGAAATGTATAACATGTCAGCAGACAACATTAAACAAGCTCTTGGAAATCTTGAAGGTTTGAAAACAGATCTTCAAATTCGCAAAGCTGTAGAATTCCTTGTAGAAAATAGCAAAACTGTAGCATAATATATTATAATTAAGAATATTTAACAAGGCGCGAATTAATCGTGCCTTGTTTTATACAAAAAAATAATACATAATTGGAATACAAAACGAGTTTTAGGGTAATGGCTGTAGAGTAAGTTTTTTTACATAATGCATCTGAGAGTT from Falsibacillus albus includes:
- the racE gene encoding glutamate racemase, translated to MRQPIGIIDSGVGGLTVAKEVMRQLPNETIYYFGDTARCPYGPRPVEEVKEYTWQMTRFLLKHEIKMLIIACNTATAVVLDEIRSELQIPVIGVIYPGARAALKLTKNHHVGVLGTIGTIKSKAYEKALTSINQRVSVQGLACPKFVPLVESGEYMSSFAKKIVAETLQPIRNWGIDTLILGCTHYPLLQPVIENIMGKTVQVISSGEETAREVSTILYYYGMMSDLKEEPMHRFFTSGSRQIFSRIAMDWLNKEMIEVETIRFKSE
- a CDS encoding GerMN domain-containing protein, giving the protein MSKRAKATIAITVLASSMYLSGCGLFGGNNKEKLDPPQDVSYLKEGKSVDASADKNSNKATEKAIQTELYLINKDGYVVAQTFALPNTQSIAKEALEYLVDGGPVTEMLPNGFRAVLPADTEVLGVDIKDDGKAVVDFSKEFTKYQAADEQKILQAITWTMTQFDTVKKVELRVNGTPLKEMPVKGTPISADGLSRADGINMDTSGVADITNTHPITVYYLSQNGKGYNYVPVTKRVDNSERDDVAAVVKELVDGPGYNSNLVTDFLPDVKLVDAPEFDAGKVTLNFNESVLGSFKEKKISQYLMNSLVLSLTEQPEIKSVAIEVNGSTKLVDDQGESLTEPVTRPEKVNTGSF
- the rph gene encoding ribonuclease PH yields the protein MRPDGRENPLQLRPIHIDTNYLKHPEGSVLISVGETKVICTASVEDRVPPFMRGEGKGWITAEYSMLPRATETRNIRESSKGKVSGRTMEIQRLIGRALRAIVDLNKIGERTVWIDCDVIQADGGTRTASITGAFVAMAIAMNKLQEAKKLPSFPINDFLAATSVGVMEENGVVLDLNYAEDSSALVDMNVVMTGSGEFVELQGTGEESTFSHSQLQSMIDAAQKGINELIEMQKQVLGDIALKIESRKGE
- a CDS encoding XTP/dITP diphosphatase, translating into MGKQVIIATKNKGKAKEFVSMFSPYGIEVKTLLDIPNAPDVEETGTTFKENAILKAETISGEMNTIVIADDSGLAIDALEGRPGVYSARYAGEEKNDEANMDKVLMELKDIPGEDRTARFHCALAVAVPGEETITVEGTCDGHILFERQGTNGFGYDPIFFVKEQGKSMAELSSSEKNKISHRAKALQQLKDRIDTIIVKGE
- a CDS encoding metallophosphoesterase; protein product: MKLLVVSDSHGSSGILEDLKRRYAQKVDGMFHCGDSELSPDDPAITGFKVVKGNCDYGPGFPEESLEVIDNEKIFVTHGHLFGIKMSLNKLFYHAKEQEADFVFFGHSHLVGAEMIENILFLNPGSTLLPRGRNEATYAIVEKENNRITVKIFEDTHEEMVDLRMEFTI
- a CDS encoding tetratricopeptide repeat protein, producing MSKEKKNQENIILFPNLKERYLDIGLEHLNQHRFHEAVEFLQKALQLSEGRGDGDIEMALAIALYESRSYKEAKNICQELLHKGIGDYFEVVDLYLMILLQLNEHQEIESTIRALLEEREVPSEKLEHFEKLLQFSERALYASSPQVEENDDDNEELNLSNQVLLEGRNVQEQALLLAQLAQKNIHPYLKELKSFLKDNKQHPFLQTMALNVLKEHAIGHPVEISKFDYTDEVIPSQLDEVFANDFFIEIKEELEREIGQSNPTLFDQCMELVKRHEFLLYPFDLPEASPKLAAAAYHLLMLEYYGEDRPAEVIAEQYGADEEGIHKPLAVIRNLEEISSPIM
- the tig gene encoding trigger factor → MSVKWEKLEGNQGVLTVEVDADTVKEGLDSAFKKVVKQVNVPGFRKGKMPRGMFEQRFGVESLYQDALDFILPEAYAKAVEETGIEPVDRPEIDVEQMEKGKELIFKATVTVKPEVKLGDYKGLEVEKMDTEVTDEDVDNELKTLQERQAELVVKEEAKAENGDTVVIDFEGFVDGEAFEGGKAENYSIELGSGTFIPGFEDQLVGAAAGEEKEVEVSFPEEYHAAELAGKPATFKVKVHEIKGKELPELDDEFAKDVDEEVETLAELKEKIKNRLVESKKSESEQALRDTLVEKATENSEVEIPQVMIDAEVDRMMQEFGQRLQMQGMNLEMYFQFSGQDEEALRTQMKEDAEKRVRTNLTLEAIAKAENFEVADEEVEEEINKMAEMYNMSADNIKQALGNLEGLKTDLQIRKAVEFLVENSKTVA